Genomic segment of Catenibacterium mitsuokai:
TTGTGGTTTCTTTATGTTAGCAGTCAGTGATGTAAAGCTTGGTATCTCTACTACTTATTTAGGTACTAAAGGTTTACTTGCTTCATTCATCGCTGCATTCATCACAGTTAAGATGTATAAGTTCTGTGTTGAAAAAGATGTCACTATTCATATGCCAAAAGAAGTGCCAGGTACAATCTCTCAGATGTTCAGAGATGTGTTCCCATTCTCTTTCTCAGTATTGGTATGTGTTATTATTGATTTAATTGTTCGTAATTTATTTGGTTATACTTTTGCAGAAGCAATCATCACATTATTACAGCCATTATTCACAGCTGCAGATGGTTATTTAGGAATCTGTATTATCTGGGGTGCAATGGCAATGTTCTGGTTCGTTGGTGTACATGGTCCAAGTATTGTTGAACCAGCTATCGCTGCAATCATCTACGCAAACGTAGATGCAAACTTAGTATTATTTAAAGCAGGACATCAGGCTGCAAATGTATTAACAGTAGGTTTAGGTAACTTCGTAGGTACAATGGGTGGTACAGGTGCTACTCTAGTTGTTCCATTCTTATTTATGTTATTTGCTAGATCTAAACAGTTAAAAGCTGTTGGTAAAACAACTTTCATTCCAGTATGTTTCGCAGTTAATGAACCATTATTATTTGCGACTCCAATCGTATTAAACCCATATTTCTTTGTTCCATTCTTACTTGCACCAATGGTGAACGTATCATTATTCAAGTTCTTCGTTGATGTATTAAAGATGAACTCATTCATTTATGTATTACCTTGGGCTACTCCTGCTCCAATTGGTTTGATTTTAGGTACAGGTATTAGTTTCTTAGCTGTATTACTTGCTGTATTATTAATCGTAGTAGATGGTATTATTTACTTACCATTCGTTAAAGCATATGATGCTTCATTATTAGAAGAAGAAAAACAGAAAGAAGCTTTAGAAGCATTAGAAGAACAGGTTAAAGAAGAAGAAACTGAAACAAATGAACCTCTTCAATTAGATAAGAAAATCAATGTATTAGTATTATGTGTAGGTGCTGGTACAAGTGCTATGTTTGCGAATGCTGTTAAAGAAGGGGCTAAAGAAACTGGTTTACCAGTAGATGCCACTGCAAGTGCTTATGGTAATCACTATGATATCTTAAAGAACTATGATGTTGTTGTCTTATCTCCACAGGTACAGGCTCATTTAGAAGAAGTAAAACAGGATGCGAAAGAAGGTACTAAAGTCATTGCAACTAAGGGTGCTCAATATATTCAGTTAACTCGTGATCCTAAGGGTGCTGTTGAATTTATCGTTGAACAGGAAAAGGAAGGTTAAGTACATGAAATTCTCTGATGATTTTATCTTTGGTGGCGCTACAGCTGCTTATCAGTGTGAAGGTAGTACATTAGAATATGGTAAAGGTAAAGTGTCTTGGGACGACTTTCTTGCAAAGCAGGGTCGCTTCAAGGCAGATCCTGCCAGTGATTTCTACCACCAGTATGGACAAGATTTAAAGCTATGTAAAATGTTTGGTATTAATGGAATTCGTATCTCTATTTCATGGGCACGTATCTTCCCTGATGGTATAAGAAAAATCAATCAGGAAGGTATTGATTTCTATCATAGAGTATTCCAGGAATGTCATAAGAATAATGTAGAACCATTTATCACTTTACATCACTTTGATACACCGGATACTTTATATCAGAAGGGTGATTTCTTAAATAGAGAAACAGTGGATGCATTTGTAGACTATGCAAAATTCTGTTTTGAAGAATATAAGGATGAAGTTAAATATTGGTTTACTTTCAATGAAATCTGGGCAGTAGCTACAAACACTTATATTGAAGGAACATTCCCTAATGGTGAAAAATATAATATGACAAAAGCATTCCAGATCATGCATAATATGATGCTTGCTCATGCGAAAGCTGTTGTTGCTTATAAAGAAGCAGGATATAAAGGACAGATTGGCTGCGTACAGTCATTAGAATATAAGTATCCTTATGATGAAAATAGTTTAGATGATATCCAGGCTGCAAAGAACGAAGATGTATTACAGAACCAGTTCTTATTAGATGCAACATTCAAAGGATATTACTCTACTGAAACAATGGAAATTGTAGATCGTTTAGTGGCAATCAATAATGGTCAACTAGATTTAAGAGATGAAGACTTTGAAGTCATGAAGAAAGCAGCAATCTTAATTGACTATATGGGTATGAACTATTACCAGTCACGTTTCATTCAGTACTATGATGGTGAGAATGATATCCATCATAATGGAACTGGTGAAAAGGGTACTTCACGTTTCTGTTTAAAGAATGTAGGACGTAGAATGGAAAAAGAAGGTATTCCTAGAACTGACTGGGACTGGTTAATTCATCCAGAAAGTATGTTTGATATGTTAGTGCGTATTCGTCAGCAGTATCCAAACTACAAGTGTATCTATATTACAGAAAATGGTATGGGTTATAAAGACGAATTTGTAGATGGTGTCATTGATGATGCTCCAAGAATTGATTACATCAAGAAACATCTACAGTATGCACTTAAAGCAGTTGAAGCAGGTGTAAATGTAAAAGGCTATTTTGTATGGTCTCTCATGGATATGTTCTCATGGACTAATGGTTATAATAAACGTTATGGTTTATTCTATGTAGACTATGAAACACAGAAACGTTATCCAAAAGCAAGTGCTTATTGGTATAAGAGCGTATCAGAAACGAAAGAGGTATAATTATGAATTCTTATAAAGGAGTTATATTTGATTTTAATGGAACATTGTTCTTTGACAACCCAAAGCATGTATTAGCCTGGGGAAAGATTTCCGAGGAAATAAGACATCATGGAATCAGCGAAGAAGAACTACATGAACATTTCAATGGTGTTCCTAATAATAAGATCATTGAATACTTATTTGAAGGACAGTGTACAGATGAACAGAAACAGAAATACTCTTTACTTAAGGAACAGTATTATCGTGAATTTTGTAAGGAAGATAAAGAAACATTCCATTTAGTTGCTGGAGCAACAGAATTCTTTGATAAACTTAAAAACAACAACATTCCATTTACTATCGCAAGTGCATCCATTAAACCAAATATTGATTTCTTTGTAGAATCATTTCATCTTGATCATTGGATCAATCCTGATGATATTGTATATGATGATGGAACTTATGAGAATAAGATCATGATGTTCAAGAAAGCAGCACATATTTTAGGATTAGAGGTAAGTGATTGCTTAATCATCGAAGACTCCCTAAGTGGTATTGAAAATGCCTATAAAGCAGGATGTAGAAATATAATCGTAATCGATTCTGCAAATAAAAAAGATGAATATCAGAAGTTACCTGGCGTAACAAAAGTGATTGATACTTTTAAAGAGATTTAAGAAAGAGCCATCCACCAGGGATGGCTTTTATTATGGAGGATAAAACATGAAGGCAAGTGTAGTAAGAGAAGAATTTAAATCAAATAAACATAATCAATTATTAGAAGACTTATATGAAGATAGTAGCTTAGTCAATTATCAGAAAGATAGATATGCCAATGCATTAGATAAGTTCGTTGAACTTTATGGTGATGAAAATGTCAGCATCTATAGTGCTGCAGGTAGAAGTGAAATCTCAGGTAACCATACAGACCATCAGCATGGCTGTGTATTAGCTGGTTCTATTAACTTAGATGCGATTGGTGTAGTGGCTAGACAGGATGATGTAATCAATGTTGTATCTGACAGCTTTAATATTAAGCCAATCTATTTAAATGATTTAGATAAGAAGGATGAAGAAGAAGGTACAAGTGAAGCGTTAATCAGAGGTGTTGTCTCTAAACTTAAAGAACTTGGCTACAATATCGGTGGTTTCAAAGCATTCATTACAAGTGATGTATTAGTAGGGGCTGGTTTATCTAGCTCAGCTGCTTTTGAAACAATCATTGGTACAATCATTGATGGTTTATATAATGATATGAGCATCGATATGGTCACTATCGCAAAAGTAGGTCAGTATGCTGAAAATGTTTATTTTGGTAAGCCTTGTGGATTAATGGACCAGTGTGCATGTGCTGTTGGTGGATTGATCTCTATCGATTTCAAGGATACAGAACATCCTGTTGTAAATCATGTAGATGTAGACTTCTCTAAATATGATCATAGCTTATGTATCGTTGATACAAAGGGAAGCCATGCAGACTTAACAGATGCTTATGGTGCTATCCCAACTGAAATGAAGGATGTCGCTCATTACTTTGGTAAGGAATTCTTAAGAGAAGTAGATGAAAAGGAATTCTTTGATCATCTTGCTGATGTCAGAGCGGCCGTTAAGAATGATAGAGAAATTCTAAGAGCTATTCATTTCTTCAAGGAAAATGCTAGAGTACCTCAAATTGTTGAAGCATTAAACAATGATGACTTTGACTTATTCAAGAAGCTAATCAAGGAATCTGGTAACTCAAGCTATAAGTTCTTACAGAATGTTTATGCAGACTTTGATTATAAGCATCAGGCAGTTTCTGCAGGTCTAGCATTAAGTGAAATCATATTAGGCGACCATGGGGTTGCTAGAGTGCACGGTGGAGGCTTCGCAGGTACAATTCAGGCTTTCGTTGAGAATGATTTCGTTGTAGAATATAAGAGTCAGATAGAGAAATTATTTGGCGAAGGCAGCTGCCATGTACTTAAGGTAAGAAAATTAGGTGGCTGCAAAGTTATGGAGGAATAAATATGAACGTATTAGTTACAGGTGGTGCAGGTTATATTGGCAGTCATGTCTGTGTAGAATTACTACAGAGCGGACATGATGTTGTAGTCATCGATGACTTCTCAAATTCAAAACCAGAAGCCTTAGATGCCATTCATGAAATTACTGGTAAGAAAGTAAAGTTCTATGAATTTAACGTTTTAGATGAAGATAAGACAGAAGCAGTATTCAAGGAAAATAAATTGGATGCAGTCATTCACTGTGCAGCCTTCAAGGCAGTAGGTGAATCAGTAGTAAAGCCTATTGAATATTATACAAATAACTTAATGACAACTCTTATTGTTGCTAAGCTTATGAAGAAGTATCATGTCCCTTCAATTGTATTCTCTTCAAGTGCTACAGTATATGGTGATCCAAAGGTTGTCCCATTAACTGAAGACTGTGAATTAGGACAGACTACAAACCCATATGGTTCTACAAAGGCTATGATGGAAAGAATCCTAACAGATGTACAGCATGCTGTACCAGAAATGTCTGTTACACTTCTTCGTTACTTCAACCCAATTGGTGCCCATGAATCAGGATTATTAGGAGAAGATCCAAAGGGAATTCCAAACAACCTTATGCCTTATATCATGAAGGTGGCAGCAGGTGAACTTCCTTGCTTAGGTGTATTTGGTGATGATTATGATACACCAGATGGAACAGGTGTACGTGACTACATCCATGTTGTAGACTTAGCTAAGGGTCATGTTCTTGCAATTGAAAAATATGCAACACCAGGTGTTCATATCTGTAACCTAGGAACAGGTAAAGGATATAGCGTATTAGAAATCGTTAAGGCTTTTGAAAAGGTAAATGGTGTAAAAGTACCTTATGAAATCAAGCCAAGACGTGCCGGTGATATCGCAACATGTTATGCAGATCCTACTCGTGCAAAAGAACAGTTAGGATGGGTAGCTGAAAAAACACTTGATGATATGTGCAGAGATACTTGGAACTTTGCAAAGAAACATATGTAACACTTAAGTCTCTCGAAAGAGGGGCTTTTTTGATGCAATAAAAAAGCAACTATTGTAGTTGCTTCAGGTCTTCTTGATAATCTATATCATAGAGTTCTTTTACATTCTCTACTTGTATATATTCTACTTCATCAGGATGCTTATTTAATACCTTTCTTCCACCTTGGTCTTCTTTTAATAGAAGTAACTCAGGAATATAAGAACTATCAAATAGAGTAGGGTTACCTGCTTTTTCTTTATAAGCACAACTGGCAAGTTTATGCTTTGTATGCATCAGTTTATCTATAGTATTCATAGAAATATAAGGCTGATCAGCAACCATGAAGATCATTCTAAATGGCTTCTCTAACGTATTTAAATAGTTCACAGCCGCCTTAATAGAATAAGAGAGACCATGAATACTCTCTAAACATAAAATGCTGAGAGCGCCTCTTTGAGCCGCATATTGTAGAATCTCATCATATTGTGATACGACAATCACATGATCATGTTCCTTTAATATGAGATCTAATGCATGTTGATAGAGTGGTTTATTTTGAAAAGGAAACAGCAGTTTGTTCCCTTTAAAACGTCTGCTGTTTCCTGATGCAAGATATATAATATATGTTTTATTCATCGATAGCCATGACAATCTTTTCAGGTGTCATTGGAAGGTCTCTGATCCATGCACCACATGCACTGTGGATGGCAGCACATAAGGCTGGGGCTGGTGTATTGATGACACATTCACCAATAGACTTTGCACCAAATGGACCTGTCTTTTCATAACTGCTTTCAAAATAAACACGTAAATGACCCATATCAAGTCTTGTAGGAATCTTATATGTCATGAAGTTATTTTCTGTTAAGGCACCTTTAGGTGAATAAGTAATACTTTCAGATAATGCCATACCAATACCCTGAACAAGACCACCTTCAGTCTGTACAGTGGCTAAATTTGTATTTACGACAGTACCACAGTCTACAACGGCCACATAATCTAATATTTCTACAGAACCAGTTTCTTTATCTAACGCAATTTCTGCCATACCTACCATATATGGTGGTGGAGAAATTTTAGATGAATGAGTGCATGTTACCTGGATAGGGACAGTATTTCCACACTGAGAGAATGTTGCAATATCCATATGTGTAAATGATTCATTTGTAGCTGGATTATCAATTGTATTGCCAGTAAATACTAATGATTCAGGATCACATTCCCACTTATTGGCAGCAATCTTCATCATGTTCTCTTTGAGCTCTTCACTTGCTTTTCTTACAGCCATACCAGTAACATAAGTTGTACTAGAAGCATAAGAACCAGAATCATATGGAGAAGCATCAGTGTCTGCACCAAAGACAACAATATTGTCTACATCACATTCTAATTCTTCTGCAGCCATCTGGGCAAGAATAGTATCACATCCAGTACCCATATCTGCAGCACCAATGCTTAACATATAAGAACCATCATCATTTAACTTTAATGTAGCAGACCCAACATCGACACCAGAGATACCTGATCCCTGCATTGCCATTGCAACACCCGCTGCCTTAATACGACCATCAGGCATTACAGTAGGAGTCTTACGGTTTTCCCAGTCAAATTCTTTCTTAGCACGTTCCATACATTTATCTAATGCACAGCTATCCGCAATTTCACCATAGTAGGCATCCATCTTCTGACCCTGACGTACCATGTTCTTTTCTCTGATTTCTACTGGATCCATATGTAAAATATCAGCTAATTCATTGACACATGTTTCTAATGCATAAATACCCTGAGTCGCACCATATCCACGATATGCACCAGAAGATAATCTATTTGTATAAACAACATCATAATGGAAGCGGAACGCTTCTAGATTATTTGTATAAAGAGGAATAGACTTATGACCTGATAAACCTACAGTTGTAGGACCATGTTCACCAAAGGCCCCAGAGTTAGATAATGTATATATATCGATGGCACGAATAGTACCATCATTCATAGCACCAACTTTAGTAGTGACTTCCATTTCATGACGTGGACTACCCGCAATCTGAGATTCAGTACGAGTATAAATAAGCTTAGATGGTTTCTTAGTCATCCATGTAACAAATGCAGGATAAATTTCAGTCACAAGTGACTGCTTTGCACCAAAGCCACCACCAATACGAGGCTTTTCAACACGAATCTGAGATTTAGGAATATCTAAAGCATTCGCAAGAATACGACGTGCATGGAAGACAATCTGTGTAGAACTAATGACATGTAAACGACCATAAGTATCAATTTCACAATAAGTTCTGAATGTTTCCATCATCGCCTGATTGACTGCAGGAACATGATAAGTACGTTCAATCACATGATCACATGATTTAAATACTTCTTCTAGATCACCATGTGTTTCATCCGCAGATGCTACTAAGTTACGCTTATTATCTGCACCTACAGGACATAATGCTTTCCAGTTATCTTCAGGATGTACAAGAATAGGATTATCCTTAGCTGTTCTAAAGTCTAATACCGCTTCTTCTACCTGATATTTTACTTTAATTAGCTTCAATGCTTCATCTACTTTCTTTTCATCATAACCAGCAACAATCGCAACTGGGTCACCTACAAATCTTACTCTCTGATCTAAGATCAAACGATCATAAGGACTAGGTTCTGGATAAGTCTGACCAGCCATAGTAAAACGTTTCTGAGGCACATCTTTATAAGTATAAACAGCTTCAATTGTATCTACTGCCTTAGCTGCTTCTGTATCAATACTCTCAATTAATGCATTAGCATGAGGAGAATGAACAAGCTTTACAATTAAACAGTCATGAGGTGTTACATCATCCACATAGACAGGTTTACCTAATAATAGGTTCATTGCATCTTTTTTTCTTATAGGTTTATTGACCTGTTTTAATTCCTGACTCATCCTAACACTTCCTTTCCATTTTCCTTGCAGTAATTAATATAGTTTCTAATACCTCTTAATTGTCCTTCATAACCGGAACAACGACAAAGGTTACCAGATAAGAATGCTCTGATTTCATCATCACTTGGATCTTTATTTTCTTCTAGTAATGCGATTGTATTCATCATAAATCCAGGATTACAGAAACCACACTGTTCAGCCCCCTGATCAGCAATAAATTCAGCAAGAGGTCTTGCTTTTTCCTGTAAACCTTCTAGAGTTGTCACTTCATGACCTGCAGCTCTTGCTGCAAGAACACTACAAGAAAGAACTGGTTTGTTGTCTAATAATACTGTACATAATCCACAGTTACTTGTATCACAGCCTCGTTTAACACTAAGACAATGTTCACTTCTTACAAAATCAATAAGAAGAGTATCTGGTGAAATACTACGAGTCATTGTTTTTCCATTTAATGTA
This window contains:
- the galE gene encoding UDP-glucose 4-epimerase GalE; its protein translation is MNVLVTGGAGYIGSHVCVELLQSGHDVVVIDDFSNSKPEALDAIHEITGKKVKFYEFNVLDEDKTEAVFKENKLDAVIHCAAFKAVGESVVKPIEYYTNNLMTTLIVAKLMKKYHVPSIVFSSSATVYGDPKVVPLTEDCELGQTTNPYGSTKAMMERILTDVQHAVPEMSVTLLRYFNPIGAHESGLLGEDPKGIPNNLMPYIMKVAAGELPCLGVFGDDYDTPDGTGVRDYIHVVDLAKGHVLAIEKYATPGVHICNLGTGKGYSVLEIVKAFEKVNGVKVPYEIKPRRAGDIATCYADPTRAKEQLGWVAEKTLDDMCRDTWNFAKKHM
- a CDS encoding HAD family hydrolase, with translation MNSYKGVIFDFNGTLFFDNPKHVLAWGKISEEIRHHGISEEELHEHFNGVPNNKIIEYLFEGQCTDEQKQKYSLLKEQYYREFCKEDKETFHLVAGATEFFDKLKNNNIPFTIASASIKPNIDFFVESFHLDHWINPDDIVYDDGTYENKIMMFKKAAHILGLEVSDCLIIEDSLSGIENAYKAGCRNIIVIDSANKKDEYQKLPGVTKVIDTFKEI
- a CDS encoding nucleotidyltransferase family protein, which codes for MNKTYIIYLASGNSRRFKGNKLLFPFQNKPLYQHALDLILKEHDHVIVVSQYDEILQYAAQRGALSILCLESIHGLSYSIKAAVNYLNTLEKPFRMIFMVADQPYISMNTIDKLMHTKHKLASCAYKEKAGNPTLFDSSYIPELLLLKEDQGGRKVLNKHPDEVEYIQVENVKELYDIDYQEDLKQLQ
- a CDS encoding xanthine dehydrogenase family protein molybdopterin-binding subunit, translated to MSQELKQVNKPIRKKDAMNLLLGKPVYVDDVTPHDCLIVKLVHSPHANALIESIDTEAAKAVDTIEAVYTYKDVPQKRFTMAGQTYPEPSPYDRLILDQRVRFVGDPVAIVAGYDEKKVDEALKLIKVKYQVEEAVLDFRTAKDNPILVHPEDNWKALCPVGADNKRNLVASADETHGDLEEVFKSCDHVIERTYHVPAVNQAMMETFRTYCEIDTYGRLHVISSTQIVFHARRILANALDIPKSQIRVEKPRIGGGFGAKQSLVTEIYPAFVTWMTKKPSKLIYTRTESQIAGSPRHEMEVTTKVGAMNDGTIRAIDIYTLSNSGAFGEHGPTTVGLSGHKSIPLYTNNLEAFRFHYDVVYTNRLSSGAYRGYGATQGIYALETCVNELADILHMDPVEIREKNMVRQGQKMDAYYGEIADSCALDKCMERAKKEFDWENRKTPTVMPDGRIKAAGVAMAMQGSGISGVDVGSATLKLNDDGSYMLSIGAADMGTGCDTILAQMAAEELECDVDNIVVFGADTDASPYDSGSYASSTTYVTGMAVRKASEELKENMMKIAANKWECDPESLVFTGNTIDNPATNESFTHMDIATFSQCGNTVPIQVTCTHSSKISPPPYMVGMAEIALDKETGSVEILDYVAVVDCGTVVNTNLATVQTEGGLVQGIGMALSESITYSPKGALTENNFMTYKIPTRLDMGHLRVYFESSYEKTGPFGAKSIGECVINTPAPALCAAIHSACGAWIRDLPMTPEKIVMAIDE
- the lacG gene encoding 6-phospho-beta-galactosidase, with product MKFSDDFIFGGATAAYQCEGSTLEYGKGKVSWDDFLAKQGRFKADPASDFYHQYGQDLKLCKMFGINGIRISISWARIFPDGIRKINQEGIDFYHRVFQECHKNNVEPFITLHHFDTPDTLYQKGDFLNRETVDAFVDYAKFCFEEYKDEVKYWFTFNEIWAVATNTYIEGTFPNGEKYNMTKAFQIMHNMMLAHAKAVVAYKEAGYKGQIGCVQSLEYKYPYDENSLDDIQAAKNEDVLQNQFLLDATFKGYYSTETMEIVDRLVAINNGQLDLRDEDFEVMKKAAILIDYMGMNYYQSRFIQYYDGENDIHHNGTGEKGTSRFCLKNVGRRMEKEGIPRTDWDWLIHPESMFDMLVRIRQQYPNYKCIYITENGMGYKDEFVDGVIDDAPRIDYIKKHLQYALKAVEAGVNVKGYFVWSLMDMFSWTNGYNKRYGLFYVDYETQKRYPKASAYWYKSVSETKEV
- a CDS encoding PTS transporter subunit EIIC, which encodes MLDAVIKKIEKGKPFFDKIAQNIYLGAVRDGFLTAMPAILFSSVFILAASIPEIFGIKLPADVSTWLWKVYNYSMGIVGLLVSATTAKCLAESMNRRLPEGKVINTTSVMLASICGFFMLAVSDVKLGISTTYLGTKGLLASFIAAFITVKMYKFCVEKDVTIHMPKEVPGTISQMFRDVFPFSFSVLVCVIIDLIVRNLFGYTFAEAIITLLQPLFTAADGYLGICIIWGAMAMFWFVGVHGPSIVEPAIAAIIYANVDANLVLFKAGHQAANVLTVGLGNFVGTMGGTGATLVVPFLFMLFARSKQLKAVGKTTFIPVCFAVNEPLLFATPIVLNPYFFVPFLLAPMVNVSLFKFFVDVLKMNSFIYVLPWATPAPIGLILGTGISFLAVLLAVLLIVVDGIIYLPFVKAYDASLLEEEKQKEALEALEEQVKEEETETNEPLQLDKKINVLVLCVGAGTSAMFANAVKEGAKETGLPVDATASAYGNHYDILKNYDVVVLSPQVQAHLEEVKQDAKEGTKVIATKGAQYIQLTRDPKGAVEFIVEQEKEG
- a CDS encoding galactokinase, which translates into the protein MKASVVREEFKSNKHNQLLEDLYEDSSLVNYQKDRYANALDKFVELYGDENVSIYSAAGRSEISGNHTDHQHGCVLAGSINLDAIGVVARQDDVINVVSDSFNIKPIYLNDLDKKDEEEGTSEALIRGVVSKLKELGYNIGGFKAFITSDVLVGAGLSSSAAFETIIGTIIDGLYNDMSIDMVTIAKVGQYAENVYFGKPCGLMDQCACAVGGLISIDFKDTEHPVVNHVDVDFSKYDHSLCIVDTKGSHADLTDAYGAIPTEMKDVAHYFGKEFLREVDEKEFFDHLADVRAAVKNDREILRAIHFFKENARVPQIVEALNNDDFDLFKKLIKESGNSSYKFLQNVYADFDYKHQAVSAGLALSEIILGDHGVARVHGGGFAGTIQAFVENDFVVEYKSQIEKLFGEGSCHVLKVRKLGGCKVMEE
- a CDS encoding (2Fe-2S)-binding protein; the encoded protein is MEITITLNGKTMTRSISPDTLLIDFVRSEHCLSVKRGCDTSNCGLCTVLLDNKPVLSCSVLAARAAGHEVTTLEGLQEKARPLAEFIADQGAEQCGFCNPGFMMNTIALLEENKDPSDDEIRAFLSGNLCRCSGYEGQLRGIRNYINYCKENGKEVLG